The following coding sequences lie in one Microcoleus sp. bin38.metabat.b11b12b14.051 genomic window:
- a CDS encoding alpha/beta hydrolase: MSNSNKKNIKNLLFGEFSLRRVLSSIIFIYAFLCFYAVFFSDRMIFQPPAAGYQDTSEIIKLSSANGMKISAVHFPNPQAQYTILYSHGNAEDLGYIWSVLREIRDSGFAVFAYDYQGYGTSQGKPSEYNVYRDIDAAYGYLTEQLRVPPKRIILYGRSLGGGPAVDLASRQPVGGLVVESSFVSAFRVLTRIPFLPFDRFVNVDKIGKVRSPVLVIHGKVDRVVPFWHGEQLFATAKQPKLNFWVDRAGHNDLMDVAGDRLAETLRKFVKMLSQ; the protein is encoded by the coding sequence ATGTCTAACTCGAATAAAAAAAATATAAAAAATTTGCTTTTCGGGGAATTCTCTCTGAGACGAGTCTTGAGTTCTATAATTTTTATTTACGCTTTTCTGTGTTTTTACGCTGTCTTTTTTTCAGACCGGATGATTTTTCAACCTCCCGCTGCTGGCTACCAGGATACTAGCGAAATTATTAAACTTAGCTCAGCTAATGGCATGAAAATTTCTGCTGTTCATTTTCCAAACCCCCAAGCTCAATATACCATACTTTACAGTCACGGCAATGCAGAGGATTTGGGATATATTTGGTCGGTCTTGCGAGAGATTCGAGACAGTGGGTTTGCTGTATTTGCTTACGATTATCAAGGTTATGGGACGAGTCAGGGAAAGCCTTCTGAGTATAATGTTTATCGCGATATTGATGCAGCTTACGGTTATTTAACTGAACAGTTGCGAGTACCGCCCAAGCGGATTATTCTGTACGGGCGTTCTCTTGGTGGCGGGCCGGCTGTTGATTTGGCTTCGCGGCAGCCTGTTGGCGGTTTGGTGGTTGAAAGTTCCTTTGTTTCGGCTTTTCGGGTGTTGACGCGGATTCCGTTTTTACCGTTTGATAGGTTTGTGAATGTTGATAAAATTGGCAAAGTGCGATCGCCAGTTTTAGTGATTCACGGTAAGGTCGATCGGGTAGTGCCGTTTTGGCACGGAGAGCAGCTTTTTGCGACCGCTAAGCAGCCGAAACTTAATTTTTGGGTCGATCGAGCCGGACACAATGATTTGATGGATGTGGCGGGCGATCGGCTTGCTGAAACTTTGCGAAAATTTGTTAAAATGCTTTCGCAATAG
- the gcvH gene encoding glycine cleavage system protein GcvH — MTLAYPDDLKYLDSHEYIRLEGEIATIGISAFAVDQLGDIVFLDLPEVGAGLEKGEAFGTVESVKAVEDLKAPITGTVIERNDQIVESPENLAEDPYGAGWLLKVRVDNASEADDALSVEEYRQMVEGE, encoded by the coding sequence ATGACACTAGCATACCCCGATGACCTGAAATACTTAGACAGTCACGAATACATCCGACTCGAAGGTGAAATAGCCACCATCGGGATTAGTGCCTTTGCAGTTGACCAACTCGGTGATATCGTGTTTCTAGATTTGCCAGAAGTCGGCGCAGGGTTGGAAAAGGGCGAAGCTTTCGGTACAGTCGAGTCAGTGAAAGCCGTTGAAGATTTAAAAGCGCCGATTACCGGTACAGTCATAGAACGCAATGATCAGATTGTAGAGTCTCCCGAAAATTTGGCCGAAGACCCCTATGGCGCCGGATGGCTGCTGAAAGTCCGCGTTGACAACGCCAGCGAAGCTGATGATGCTTTGTCTGTCGAAGAGTATCGCCAAATGGTGGAAGGGGAATAG